The window TATTCATGTTATTAGATGATATTTCATGTGAACGTTTATGTTTAATTTGCTTGCTAATAATTGTTAGTGAATTCAAGAATTCTTTTTGTTGTTCTTCGTTATATGCACTTggtatttttttaatttctaTGTTTTTTGCTAATACTTTCaagaggaaaaaaatatcatcATAACATTTCGATTCGTCTATATATCTATTCAAATAATGAATTGCCATGTAATATTCTTGGAATGTTATATTCTGTAATTCATAAGCTAAGTTGGAAAGACAGTTATCTCTTAAATCTTgtagtatatattttatggTTCCTTTTTGAAATTGTAGAATATGTTCtgataaataatataaggAAAGTAAGGAGGCTGGAGATGTGCACAACGAGGAATTTTTTTGACAACAATTATGATTAATATTCAtatcacatatattattattattgttcatgttacatatattattattattgttcatgttacacatattattattattgttcatgttacacatattattattattgttcatgttacatatattattattattgttcatgttacatatattattattattgtccatgttacatatattattattattattaatattagtattattattcatttctCTATTAATTAAAACATTGCAACATGGGcttttgttatttatttcattcTTATACTGACTGCATATAGATTTATTATCTCC is drawn from Plasmodium reichenowi strain SY57 chromosome Unknown, whole genome shotgun sequence and contains these coding sequences:
- a CDS encoding transcription factor with AP2 domain(s); this encodes GDNKSICSQYKNEINNKSPCCNVLINREMNNNTNINNNNNICNMDNNNNICNMNNNNNICNMNNNNNMCNMNNNNNMCNMNNNNNICNMNNNNNICDMNINHNCCQKNSSLCTSPASLLSLYYLSEHILQFQKGTIKYILQDLRDNCLSNLAYELQNITFQEYYMAIHYLNRYIDESKCYDDIFFLLKVLAKNIEIKKIPSAYNEEQQKEFLNSLTIISKQIKHKRSHEISSNNMNNHSVDDE